From Variovorax sp. J2L1-78, the proteins below share one genomic window:
- a CDS encoding chemotaxis protein CheA produces the protein MNMDDALQTFFVECRELLEEMDAALLGVLQEDDPSDSVNAIFRAAHTIKGSAGLFGLDFIVEFAHVAESVLDKVRAGALPLDDAMVTLLLACRDHVGSLVDAAAAGHTEADDDLTARAAPLLVALHRHLGSEPAHAPVAASSTVAAASSGTEADPAHWHISLRFGPDVLRNGMDPLSFLRYLKKLGTITAIATLPDALPALAEMEAESCYLGFELALQSTADRAAIEGAFEFVQDDCAVRIVPPGSPVADYLDLLGAEGAQEMGEILVHCRSLTRAVLDAALAGATADAPSGEPPVAEVQAAGATAEAAAPRQRAAKDAKAGETQSVRVDADKLDRLVDLVGELITASATASVAGRHLQNTALQEAHSTLVSLVQEVRDSALQLRMVKIGATFSRFKRVVHDVSREIGKDIALEIHGEDTELDKTVVEKIADPLTHLVRNSMDHGIENAALRAERGKPARGTVTLNAYHDSGSIVIEVSDDGGGLSRDRILAKAVERGLIEPGKPLSDPEIYGLIFEPGFSTAEQVTNLSGRGVGMDVVKRNITALRGVVGIDSRPGEGATVTVRLPLTLAIINGFQVTVGNAVFVLPLEVIEECVEFTADTGHDYAELRGQVLPFIRLRKLFKVAGAPSARQSIVVVKQGAQRFGLIVDRLLGEAQTVIKPMAPMFAHLEGISGSSILGSGEVALILDVPMLLRQTQSTKPVERPGTPSFS, from the coding sequence ATGAACATGGACGATGCCCTCCAGACCTTCTTCGTCGAATGCAGGGAACTGCTCGAGGAGATGGACGCCGCGCTGCTCGGCGTGCTGCAGGAGGACGACCCCTCCGACTCCGTCAACGCCATCTTCCGCGCGGCGCACACCATCAAGGGGTCGGCCGGCCTGTTCGGCCTCGACTTCATCGTGGAGTTCGCCCACGTGGCCGAGAGCGTGCTCGACAAGGTGCGCGCCGGCGCGCTGCCGCTGGACGATGCGATGGTCACGCTGCTCCTGGCCTGCCGCGATCACGTCGGCAGCCTGGTCGATGCCGCGGCGGCGGGACACACCGAGGCCGACGACGACCTGACAGCGCGCGCCGCACCGCTGCTGGTGGCGCTGCACCGCCACCTCGGCAGCGAACCGGCCCACGCGCCGGTGGCGGCATCATCGACCGTGGCGGCAGCGTCGAGCGGCACCGAAGCCGACCCCGCCCATTGGCACATCTCGCTGCGCTTCGGCCCGGACGTGCTGCGCAACGGCATGGACCCGCTGTCCTTCCTGCGCTACCTCAAGAAGCTGGGCACCATCACCGCCATCGCCACCTTGCCGGATGCACTGCCGGCGCTGGCCGAGATGGAGGCGGAGTCGTGCTACCTGGGCTTCGAGCTCGCATTGCAAAGCACGGCGGACCGCGCGGCCATCGAAGGCGCCTTCGAGTTCGTGCAGGACGACTGCGCCGTGCGCATCGTGCCGCCGGGCAGCCCGGTGGCCGACTACCTCGATCTGCTCGGCGCCGAGGGTGCGCAGGAGATGGGCGAGATCCTGGTGCATTGCCGCAGCCTCACGCGGGCGGTGCTCGACGCGGCGCTGGCCGGTGCGACGGCCGATGCGCCCTCGGGCGAGCCACCCGTCGCCGAGGTCCAGGCCGCCGGCGCGACCGCCGAGGCGGCGGCGCCGCGGCAGCGCGCGGCCAAGGACGCGAAGGCCGGCGAGACGCAATCGGTGCGCGTCGATGCCGACAAGCTCGACCGCCTGGTCGACCTCGTCGGGGAATTGATCACTGCATCGGCGACCGCCAGCGTGGCGGGGCGTCACCTGCAGAACACCGCCCTTCAGGAGGCGCATTCGACGCTGGTGAGCCTGGTGCAGGAAGTGCGCGACAGCGCGCTGCAACTGCGCATGGTGAAGATCGGTGCGACCTTCAGTCGCTTCAAGCGCGTGGTGCACGACGTCTCGCGCGAGATCGGCAAGGACATCGCGCTGGAGATCCACGGCGAGGACACCGAACTGGACAAGACGGTGGTCGAGAAGATCGCCGACCCGCTGACGCACCTGGTGCGCAACAGCATGGACCACGGCATCGAGAACGCGGCGCTGCGCGCCGAACGCGGCAAGCCCGCGCGCGGCACGGTCACGCTCAACGCGTACCACGACTCCGGCAGCATCGTGATCGAGGTGAGCGACGACGGCGGCGGGCTCTCGCGCGACCGCATCCTGGCCAAGGCGGTGGAACGCGGGCTGATCGAGCCGGGCAAGCCGCTCAGCGATCCCGAGATCTACGGCCTCATCTTCGAACCCGGCTTCTCCACCGCCGAACAGGTGACGAACCTGTCGGGCCGTGGCGTCGGCATGGACGTGGTCAAGCGCAACATCACCGCGCTGCGCGGCGTGGTCGGCATCGACAGCCGGCCCGGTGAAGGCGCGACGGTGACGGTGCGCCTGCCGCTCACGCTGGCCATCATCAACGGCTTCCAGGTCACCGTCGGCAACGCCGTGTTCGTGCTGCCGCTGGAGGTGATCGAGGAGTGCGTGGAGTTCACGGCGGACACGGGCCACGACTACGCCGAACTGCGCGGCCAGGTGCTGCCCTTCATCCGGCTGCGCAAACTCTTCAAGGTGGCGGGTGCGCCCAGCGCACGGCAGAGCATCGTCGTCGTCAAGCAGGGCGCGCAGCGCTTCGGCCTGATCGTGGACCGGCTGCTCGGCGAGGCGCAGACCGTCATCAAGCCGATGGCGCCGATGTTCGCGCACCTGGAAGGCATCAGCGGCTCCAGCATCCTGGGCAGCGGCGAGGTCGCGCTCATTCTCGACGTGCCCATGCTGCTTCGGCAGACGCAAAGCACGAAGCCGGTCGAGAGGCCCGGCACCCCTTCGTTTTCCTGA
- a CDS encoding STAS domain-containing protein, with protein MSARSSLALEGELTIYGAAELQARLIAALADAPEGLDIDLAGVTEIDSAGVQLLMATHRAAQASDRSVRLRAPSEAVRDVLDLFDLVSFFDIAAAALPLGEPA; from the coding sequence ATGAGCGCCCGCTCGTCGCTCGCTCTGGAGGGCGAGCTCACCATCTACGGCGCGGCGGAACTGCAGGCGCGCCTGATCGCGGCGCTTGCCGATGCGCCCGAGGGCCTGGACATCGACCTGGCCGGTGTGACCGAGATCGACAGCGCCGGCGTGCAGCTGTTGATGGCGACGCACCGCGCAGCCCAGGCCAGCGACCGCAGCGTGCGGCTGCGCGCGCCCAGCGAGGCCGTGCGCGACGTCCTGGACCTCTTCGACCTCGTGTCCTTCTTCGACATCGCGGCGGCAGCGCTGCCGCTGGGAGAGCCCGCATGA
- a CDS encoding response regulator: MAKTILIVDDSASVRQVVGIALKGAGYDVIEGRDGQDALTKLTGQKVHLIVSDVNMPNMDGITFVKNVKAMPAYRFTPVIMLTTESQEAKKREGQAAGAKAWVVKPFQPAMLLAAVEKLVLP, from the coding sequence ATGGCAAAGACCATCCTGATCGTCGACGACTCCGCTTCGGTGCGCCAGGTCGTCGGTATTGCGCTCAAGGGCGCCGGGTACGACGTCATCGAGGGCCGCGACGGCCAGGATGCGCTGACCAAGCTCACCGGCCAGAAGGTGCACCTGATCGTCAGCGACGTGAACATGCCCAACATGGACGGCATCACCTTCGTGAAGAACGTCAAGGCCATGCCGGCCTACCGGTTCACGCCGGTCATCATGCTCACCACCGAAAGCCAGGAAGCCAAGAAGCGCGAAGGCCAGGCGGCCGGCGCCAAGGCCTGGGTGGTCAAGCCCTTCCAGCCGGCGATGCTGCTGGCAGCGGTCGAGAAGCTGGTGCTGCCATGA
- a CDS encoding methyl-accepting chemotaxis protein, whose translation MNLNLMSNRKNAQFLVAPAMGVLGGAACLFLSSASLAGGACFVALTGLGAAAGWFAVKAQRSTDESLRLYFVGHRAFSADVAPVWSGQIEASRSQMETAIAALSERFAAIVQKLGTMLSDSGSGGGQTSDAAAAALYADSQEQLQAVVASLRDAMQSKAQMLDKVQGLQIFVGELHEMADGVSRLAQQTNLLAINAAIEAAHAGESGRGFSQVAQEVRALSRASGETGRLIASKTGAIRSAIDEVRSVAEVTRSQEQQVVSASEARIRDVLAQFQGLTGSLADSAAFLREESVGIQAEVNDALVQLQFQDRVSQVLAHVRDNITRMPTVVQDHCDACERDGDLQPLEAAGLLKELEATYAMASERDIHQGPGGAKASAPAPQNEITFF comes from the coding sequence ATGAACCTGAACTTGATGTCGAACCGGAAGAACGCTCAGTTTCTCGTTGCGCCCGCCATGGGCGTGCTTGGCGGTGCGGCCTGTCTGTTCCTGTCCTCGGCGAGCCTCGCGGGTGGGGCCTGCTTCGTGGCGCTGACCGGCCTGGGCGCGGCGGCGGGCTGGTTCGCCGTGAAGGCACAGCGGTCGACCGACGAGTCGCTGCGCCTCTACTTCGTGGGACACCGCGCCTTCAGCGCCGACGTGGCGCCGGTCTGGTCCGGCCAGATCGAAGCCTCGCGCAGCCAGATGGAAACGGCCATTGCCGCGTTGAGCGAACGCTTCGCGGCCATCGTGCAGAAGCTCGGGACGATGCTGTCGGACTCCGGCAGCGGTGGGGGCCAGACGTCGGACGCCGCCGCCGCGGCGCTCTATGCGGACAGCCAGGAACAGCTCCAGGCCGTCGTCGCCTCGCTGCGCGACGCCATGCAGAGCAAGGCGCAGATGCTCGACAAGGTGCAAGGGCTGCAGATCTTTGTCGGCGAACTCCACGAGATGGCCGACGGCGTGTCGCGGCTGGCCCAGCAGACCAACCTGCTGGCCATCAACGCGGCCATCGAGGCGGCGCACGCGGGCGAAAGCGGCCGCGGCTTCTCGCAGGTGGCGCAGGAGGTGCGCGCGCTGTCGCGGGCGTCCGGCGAGACTGGCCGCCTCATCGCCAGCAAGACCGGCGCGATCCGCAGCGCCATCGACGAGGTGCGCAGCGTGGCCGAGGTGACGCGTTCGCAGGAGCAGCAGGTCGTCTCCGCCTCGGAGGCGCGCATCCGCGACGTGCTCGCGCAGTTCCAGGGCCTGACCGGCTCGCTGGCCGATTCGGCCGCCTTCCTGCGCGAGGAGAGCGTCGGTATCCAGGCCGAGGTCAACGACGCCCTGGTGCAGCTGCAGTTCCAGGACCGCGTGAGCCAGGTGCTGGCGCACGTGCGCGACAACATCACGCGCATGCCGACCGTGGTGCAGGACCACTGCGATGCCTGCGAGCGCGACGGCGACCTGCAACCGCTGGAGGCGGCGGGCCTGCTCAAGGAACTCGAGGCCACCTATGCGATGGCCAGCGAGCGCGACATCCACCAAGGCCCCGGCGGTGCCAAGGCATCGGCCCCGGCCCCGCAGAACGAGATCACTTTCTTCTAG
- a CDS encoding AraC family transcriptional regulator has protein sequence MESPRPALALHAAAGGAATACEVEHRADIAPVVLRLLVAHARARAKDPSGLLRGLGFDLVDLDSPVLQVSYRQCAEAIRRALVLLPNPHLGLEIGEALNVVSLGKVGLGMMASENLQRMLEFLIAFPRPAGCLLSLHGESTATHFCVVAQPLFHDPELQRFLVTYTLASLASLARQIVGPACRPLSVELALPRPAATAAYEQAFGQMPQFERPANRLVFAGEAHPLPCAEPSVARAMQEALQAARSAQPVQEIGAAVAQIIRRHHGAPPPLAQVARALNMSERSLRRRLCDEGLSFRGLVADDRRIRTLTLVTQSDASLTQVATRSGYTSARSLRRAVNRWTGTGPSSLRKTAQRPG, from the coding sequence ATGGAATCCCCTCGCCCCGCCCTTGCGTTGCACGCCGCCGCCGGTGGCGCTGCCACGGCCTGCGAGGTCGAGCACCGCGCCGACATCGCGCCGGTCGTGCTGCGCTTGCTCGTGGCGCATGCACGAGCCCGCGCGAAGGACCCGTCCGGCCTCCTGCGCGGCCTGGGCTTCGACCTGGTCGATCTGGACTCCCCCGTGCTGCAGGTGTCGTACCGGCAGTGCGCCGAGGCCATCCGGCGCGCGCTCGTGCTGCTGCCGAATCCCCACCTGGGGCTGGAGATCGGCGAGGCGCTTAACGTCGTGTCGCTCGGCAAGGTCGGCCTGGGGATGATGGCGAGCGAGAACCTGCAGCGGATGCTCGAATTCCTGATCGCGTTCCCGCGCCCGGCCGGCTGCCTGCTGTCGCTGCACGGCGAATCGACCGCGACGCACTTTTGCGTCGTGGCCCAGCCGCTGTTCCACGACCCGGAGCTGCAGCGCTTTCTGGTGACCTACACCCTGGCCTCGCTGGCGTCGCTGGCGCGCCAGATCGTCGGCCCGGCCTGCCGCCCGCTGTCGGTTGAGCTGGCCCTGCCACGGCCGGCTGCCACGGCCGCCTACGAGCAGGCCTTCGGACAGATGCCGCAGTTCGAGCGGCCGGCCAACCGGCTGGTCTTTGCCGGGGAAGCGCACCCCCTGCCCTGCGCCGAGCCCTCGGTGGCGCGCGCGATGCAGGAGGCGCTGCAGGCGGCCCGGTCGGCCCAGCCCGTCCAGGAGATCGGTGCGGCCGTGGCCCAGATCATCCGCCGGCACCACGGCGCCCCCCCGCCGCTGGCGCAGGTGGCCCGCGCCTTGAACATGAGCGAGCGCTCGTTGCGCCGCCGGCTGTGCGACGAGGGTCTGAGCTTCCGCGGACTGGTCGCCGACGACCGGCGCATCCGCACGCTGACGCTGGTGACGCAGTCGGACGCGTCCTTGACCCAAGTGGCGACACGCTCGGGCTACACCAGCGCGCGCAGCCTGCGGCGGGCCGTCAACCGGTGGACGGGCACCGGGCCGTCCAGCCTGCGCAAGACGGCCCAGCGGCCGGGCTGA
- a CDS encoding CsgG/HfaB family protein: MTAVAAAVLLAACNKAEPEKPAPAPTPMSVAAPAPDVGKLSNVQTTAQGYGASPGEAVAEAMKLAILQVNGAAVQSASVNVKFGLDVSLGQDAASLRGNAFADAVTQRSGGVIQNFKLVEMKEPGVLGGQQYKATIEARIAKFEASAEMQKVKLVIGQIRFDSASLPMGDRSVPSAEVAVTLRQRISDALVQTGRFAVLDREFSPDIQGELDMISSGQAPSAELAKLSQAASADLVWSGRVSNLAYNRHARQLRTSERELVSYSGGWALTQKLVNVATRQVMASDALRGSAPSTEATTLGRGVDGGKVLEDMSTDLVNQVVTSVLRRTFPVTVVSRDGTNVVLSQGGQALKEGARYAMVTMGAEMKDPQTGQSLGRVESPCCELVIERVTPNLSYGRLENVRSNLDQLPQGGLQLRAELKGAVLAKAQPAEAVAATGGAAAPAAPAQRPAQARPAVAPLATPATPSKSDDKW; encoded by the coding sequence ATGACCGCCGTCGCTGCGGCGGTGCTGCTGGCTGCCTGCAACAAGGCCGAGCCTGAAAAACCCGCACCGGCGCCCACGCCGATGAGCGTTGCGGCGCCGGCGCCCGATGTCGGCAAGCTGTCGAACGTGCAGACCACCGCGCAAGGCTACGGCGCATCGCCGGGCGAGGCGGTGGCCGAAGCCATGAAGCTGGCCATCCTTCAGGTCAACGGCGCCGCGGTGCAGTCCGCCAGCGTGAACGTCAAGTTCGGCCTCGACGTCAGCCTCGGCCAGGACGCCGCTTCGCTGCGCGGCAACGCGTTTGCCGATGCGGTCACGCAGCGCTCCGGCGGTGTCATCCAGAACTTCAAGCTGGTCGAGATGAAGGAGCCGGGCGTGCTCGGCGGCCAGCAGTACAAGGCGACCATCGAGGCCCGGATCGCGAAGTTCGAGGCCTCTGCGGAGATGCAGAAGGTCAAGCTGGTCATCGGCCAGATCCGGTTCGACAGTGCCAGCCTCCCGATGGGCGACCGCTCGGTGCCGTCGGCGGAAGTCGCAGTGACCCTGCGCCAGCGCATCAGCGACGCGCTGGTGCAGACGGGGCGTTTCGCGGTGCTCGACCGGGAATTCAGCCCCGACATCCAGGGCGAGCTCGACATGATCTCCTCGGGTCAGGCGCCCAGCGCCGAGCTCGCCAAACTCTCGCAGGCCGCGAGCGCGGATCTCGTCTGGAGCGGGCGCGTCAGCAACCTGGCCTACAACCGGCATGCGCGCCAGCTCAGGACGAGCGAGCGCGAGCTGGTGAGCTACTCCGGCGGCTGGGCGCTGACCCAAAAGCTGGTGAACGTGGCGACACGGCAGGTGATGGCGTCGGACGCGCTGCGCGGCAGCGCGCCCTCGACGGAAGCCACCACGCTCGGGCGCGGCGTGGACGGCGGCAAGGTGCTGGAGGACATGAGCACCGACCTGGTCAACCAGGTCGTGACCTCGGTGCTGCGGCGGACCTTCCCCGTGACGGTCGTCTCACGGGACGGAACCAACGTGGTGCTCAGCCAGGGCGGCCAGGCGCTCAAGGAAGGCGCGCGCTACGCGATGGTCACGATGGGTGCCGAGATGAAGGACCCGCAGACGGGCCAGAGCCTCGGCCGCGTCGAGTCGCCGTGCTGCGAACTGGTGATCGAACGCGTGACGCCGAATCTGTCCTATGGCCGGCTGGAGAATGTGCGTTCGAACCTGGATCAGTTGCCACAGGGTGGCCTGCAACTGCGTGCCGAACTCAAGGGTGCGGTGCTCGCCAAGGCGCAGCCCGCCGAAGCGGTTGCGGCAACGGGCGGCGCAGCGGCGCCCGCCGCGCCGGCACAACGGCCCGCCCAGGCGCGCCCGGCGGTTGCGCCCTTGGCGACGCCTGCCACGCCGTCCAAGAGCGACGATAAGTGGTGA
- the tsaD gene encoding tRNA (adenosine(37)-N6)-threonylcarbamoyltransferase complex transferase subunit TsaD, whose protein sequence is MLVLGIESSCDETGVALVEWEGAAVPRLASHALHSQIAMHQAYGGVVPELASRDHIRRVLPLTQTVFDEAGKRLADVDVVAYTRGPGLAGALLVGAGVACALGAALGKPVLGVHHLEGHLLSPFLSEDPPEFPFVALLVSGGHTQLMRVDGVGRYEILGETIDDAAGEAFDKSAKLMGLPYPGGPWLAKLAEQGDPAAFKLPRPLLHSGDLDFSFAGLKTAVLTQAKKLGDQLDVRKADLAASTQAAIVEVLLKKSLSALAETGLKRLVVAGGVGANRMLRQQLDAACAQRGVRVHYPELHLCTDNGAMIAMAAAMRLQAGLQEATEAYAFDVKPRWPLDSLVQTATPVATATFTG, encoded by the coding sequence ATGCTCGTATTGGGAATCGAATCGTCGTGCGACGAAACCGGCGTGGCGCTGGTCGAATGGGAGGGCGCGGCCGTGCCGCGGCTGGCCTCGCACGCACTGCACAGCCAGATCGCCATGCACCAGGCCTACGGTGGCGTGGTGCCCGAACTCGCGAGCCGCGACCACATCCGCCGCGTGCTGCCACTGACGCAGACGGTGTTCGACGAAGCCGGCAAGCGGCTGGCCGATGTCGATGTCGTCGCCTACACGCGCGGCCCCGGCCTGGCGGGCGCATTGCTGGTCGGCGCTGGCGTGGCCTGCGCGCTGGGCGCGGCGCTGGGCAAGCCGGTGCTGGGCGTACACCACCTCGAAGGGCATCTGCTGTCGCCGTTCCTGAGCGAAGATCCGCCGGAATTTCCCTTCGTTGCGCTGCTCGTGTCGGGCGGCCACACCCAGCTGATGCGTGTGGACGGCGTGGGCCGCTACGAGATCCTGGGCGAAACCATCGACGACGCCGCCGGCGAGGCCTTTGACAAGTCCGCTAAGCTGATGGGTCTGCCGTACCCCGGCGGACCGTGGCTGGCCAAGCTGGCGGAGCAGGGCGACCCGGCGGCCTTCAAGCTGCCGCGCCCGCTGCTGCACAGTGGCGATCTCGACTTCTCCTTCGCGGGCCTCAAGACCGCGGTGCTCACGCAGGCCAAGAAGCTCGGCGACCAGCTCGACGTGCGCAAGGCCGATCTGGCGGCATCGACGCAGGCCGCCATCGTCGAGGTGCTGCTCAAGAAGAGCCTGTCGGCGCTGGCCGAGACTGGCCTGAAGCGCCTGGTGGTGGCCGGCGGCGTCGGCGCCAACCGGATGCTGCGCCAGCAGCTCGACGCCGCCTGCGCACAGCGCGGCGTGCGGGTGCACTACCCGGAGCTGCACCTGTGCACCGACAACGGCGCCATGATCGCCATGGCCGCCGCCATGCGCCTGCAGGCCGGCCTGCAGGAAGCGACCGAGGCCTACGCCTTCGACGTCAAGCCGCGCTGGCCGCTGGACAGCCTGGTGCAGACCGCGACCCCCGTCGCCACGGCCACGTTCACGGGCTAG
- a CDS encoding nitrate regulatory protein, protein MKSGLSFLIAALRSEIDELDQLSRTSALVGTIGRLVHALQRERGISNVLLASGGQRFAAERTAQIAECAGLEQAVRECFDALEADPRRLGNSARLFSRIAWVVPGLDALPALRQRIGALQMPAAEATGAFVKVIAGLLAVVFEAADGATDPEISRLLVAMFNFMQGKELAGQERACGAAAFASGRNEAARQQQWLHLIESQERCFQVFSEFSGPELEAQWLAHLPPAQTAELERLRRIACAAPAGVALDPNLSPVWFDCCTRRIDAMQTVEERLAADLHQLCIAKISRARGELQTHESLLAQLAHAPPASPAAFFDQPATPLLAASPAAGGPPYGRQLERSILDMVQEQSLRLQAMSDELDTVRASLNERKLVERAKGLLMAHRRLSEAEAHKMLRQTAMNQNRRLIDVAESVLSMAEYLPVDGKP, encoded by the coding sequence ATGAAATCCGGACTGAGCTTCCTGATCGCCGCCCTGCGCAGCGAGATCGACGAACTCGATCAGCTGTCGCGCACCAGCGCGCTGGTCGGCACCATCGGCCGGCTGGTGCATGCCCTGCAGCGCGAGCGCGGCATCTCCAACGTGCTGCTGGCCTCCGGTGGCCAGCGCTTCGCCGCCGAACGGACTGCGCAGATCGCCGAGTGCGCCGGCCTCGAGCAGGCGGTGCGCGAATGCTTCGACGCGCTCGAAGCGGACCCGCGCCGCCTGGGCAACAGTGCCCGGCTGTTCAGCCGCATCGCGTGGGTGGTACCGGGCCTGGACGCCTTGCCGGCGCTGCGCCAGCGCATCGGTGCCCTGCAGATGCCGGCCGCCGAGGCGACGGGTGCCTTCGTCAAGGTGATCGCCGGCCTGCTCGCGGTGGTGTTCGAGGCCGCCGATGGCGCGACCGACCCCGAGATTTCCCGCCTGCTGGTGGCGATGTTCAACTTCATGCAGGGCAAGGAGCTCGCCGGCCAGGAGCGCGCCTGCGGTGCTGCGGCCTTCGCGTCCGGCCGCAACGAGGCGGCACGGCAGCAGCAATGGCTGCATCTGATCGAATCGCAGGAGCGCTGCTTTCAGGTCTTCTCGGAGTTCTCCGGCCCCGAGCTGGAGGCGCAGTGGCTGGCCCACCTGCCGCCGGCCCAGACGGCGGAGCTCGAGCGGCTGCGTCGCATCGCCTGCGCCGCGCCCGCCGGCGTGGCGCTCGACCCCAACCTGAGCCCGGTGTGGTTCGACTGCTGCACGCGGCGCATCGACGCCATGCAGACGGTCGAGGAGCGGCTGGCGGCGGACCTGCACCAGCTGTGTATCGCCAAGATCAGCCGCGCCCGCGGCGAGTTGCAGACCCACGAGTCGCTGCTGGCGCAGCTCGCTCACGCGCCGCCCGCCTCGCCAGCCGCCTTCTTCGACCAGCCGGCCACGCCGCTGCTCGCCGCCTCGCCCGCCGCCGGCGGACCGCCGTACGGCCGCCAGCTGGAGCGCTCGATCCTCGACATGGTCCAGGAGCAGTCGCTGCGCCTGCAGGCCATGAGCGACGAGCTCGACACCGTGCGTGCGTCGCTCAACGAACGCAAGCTGGTCGAGCGGGCCAAGGGCCTGCTGATGGCGCACCGCCGCCTGAGCGAGGCCGAAGCGCACAAGATGCTGCGCCAAACCGCGATGAACCAGAACCGGCGGCTGATCGACGTGGCCGAATCGGTGCTCTCGATGGCGGAGTACCTGCCCGTGGACGGGAAGCCCTGA
- a CDS encoding CmpA/NrtA family ABC transporter substrate-binding protein — MTDLLKTKLSRRRVLQAAAVGAAGIDPALRALAYAQGSDKPEKEEVKIGFIPLTDCASVVMASVLGIDKKYGVKIVPSKEASWAGVRDKLVNGDLDMAHVLYGLVYGVHLGLSGPKKDMAVLMTLNNNGQAITLSKKLADKGAVDAPSLAKLIAKEKGDYTFAQTFPTGTHAMWLYYWLASAGIDPFKDVKNIVVPPPQMVANMRIGNMDGFCVGEPWGQRAIMDGIGVTAITTQDIWKDHPEKVLGTTADFVKKYPNTARAVTAAILEAGKWIDAGLQNKNKMAETIADKSYVNTSVDAINQRILGRYVNGMGKSWDDPNFMKFYNDGAVNFPYLSDGMWFLTQHKRWGLLKAHPDYLKVATEINRVDIYKQAATATKTPVPASPMRTSKLMDGVVWDGKDPAKYADSFKVKA; from the coding sequence ATGACCGATCTGCTGAAAACGAAGTTGAGCCGCCGCCGCGTGCTGCAGGCTGCCGCTGTCGGTGCCGCCGGCATCGACCCCGCGCTGCGCGCCCTCGCCTACGCGCAGGGCTCCGACAAGCCCGAGAAGGAAGAGGTCAAGATCGGCTTCATCCCGCTGACCGACTGCGCCAGCGTGGTGATGGCCTCGGTGCTAGGCATCGACAAGAAGTACGGCGTGAAGATCGTGCCCAGCAAGGAAGCCAGCTGGGCCGGTGTGCGCGACAAGCTGGTCAATGGCGACCTCGACATGGCCCATGTGCTGTACGGCCTGGTCTACGGCGTGCACCTCGGCCTGAGCGGCCCGAAGAAGGACATGGCGGTGCTCATGACCCTGAACAACAACGGCCAGGCGATCACGCTGTCGAAGAAGCTGGCCGACAAGGGCGCGGTCGACGCGCCCTCGCTCGCCAAGCTGATCGCCAAGGAAAAGGGCGACTACACCTTCGCCCAGACCTTCCCGACCGGCACGCACGCGATGTGGCTGTACTACTGGCTGGCCTCGGCCGGCATCGACCCGTTCAAGGACGTGAAGAACATCGTGGTGCCGCCCCCGCAGATGGTGGCGAACATGCGCATCGGCAACATGGACGGCTTCTGCGTGGGCGAGCCCTGGGGCCAGCGCGCCATCATGGACGGCATCGGGGTGACGGCCATCACCACCCAGGACATCTGGAAGGACCACCCCGAGAAGGTGCTGGGCACCACGGCCGACTTCGTCAAGAAGTACCCGAACACCGCGCGCGCCGTGACCGCCGCCATCCTCGAGGCCGGCAAGTGGATCGACGCCGGGCTGCAGAACAAGAACAAGATGGCCGAGACGATCGCCGACAAGAGCTATGTCAACACCAGCGTGGACGCGATCAACCAGCGCATCCTGGGCCGCTACGTCAACGGCATGGGCAAGAGCTGGGACGACCCGAACTTCATGAAGTTCTACAACGACGGCGCGGTGAATTTCCCGTACCTGTCGGACGGCATGTGGTTCCTCACGCAGCACAAGCGCTGGGGGCTGCTCAAGGCACACCCGGACTACCTGAAGGTGGCCACCGAGATCAACCGCGTCGACATCTACAAGCAGGCGGCCACCGCCACCAAGACGCCCGTTCCCGCCTCGCCGATGCGCACCAGCAAGCTGATGGATGGCGTGGTGTGGGACGGGAAGGACCCGGCCAAGTACGCCGATTCGTTCAAGGTCAAGGCCTGA